One Bacillota bacterium genomic window, GCCCGATGAGAGGATCGGCCTCGGCCATGCCTTCGAGATGAACCCCGAGATCCAGAACGGCTTTCTGTGGGAAGTCGCCCAGGCCCAGATGGCCCGGGACATCTTTCCGAACTCGCCGCTCAAGTACATGCCCCCGACGAAGTACATGACCGGCGACATCTTTCGTGGCTTCCTCATGAACGGTCTGTTCAACCTGGCCGGAGTGATGACTGGCCAGTCCATACAGTTGCTTGGGATGCTCACTGAGGCGATTCACACTCCGTTGATTCAGGACCGTTACCTTGCCATCAGAAATGCGAAATACATCTTCACCAACTGTCGTGCACTGGGCCGGGACATCTCATTCCGTCCCGGA contains:
- a CDS encoding lysine 5,6-aminomutase subunit alpha, which translates into the protein PDERIGLGHAFEMNPEIQNGFLWEVAQAQMARDIFPNSPLKYMPPTKYMTGDIFRGFLMNGLFNLAGVMTGQSIQLLGMLTEAIHTPLIQDRYLAIRNAKYIFTNCRALGRDISFRPGGIIETRAQAVLARALAMLEKVREIGLMGAIAAGMFAGISRAPDGGRGVDGVVERSPRYWNPFEELMMDALGLSEERR